From the genome of Penicillium oxalicum strain HP7-1 chromosome VII, whole genome shotgun sequence:
GATATCCAAAGAGCTTGCGCCTACCTTACCTCTTCTGACTCCTGATCAAATCCACTGCGCCTTGTCGACCTCCACTTAACTTGCTGGTGAATTGAAAGACCTGCTGCTCATACCGAACCCACTCGGACCAACACTCAAGCCCCGCACCGCTTTGGTTTCCTTGATACTCCGAAgaccatcttctctttcttccttaaCTTCTCCCCACAcacaatcatcatcatggctgaCGCCCTCGCCTCACAACTTCAAAACACCACTCTTGGGTAAATCTTCACGTCACTCTTAGTGCTGTGTTGAAGATAAGGAGCTCACAAATTCACGTTAGCAGGGACGGCAAACCAGAAGCCAGACTTCAGGACACACTTAAGCTGCCCCCCAAAGATGCTCGACCCCAGACTGAGGTTGGTTGATACGAGATTCACATGCTGTTCACGCATCCGTGACTGACTATATGCGCAGGATGTCACGGCCACCAAAGGCCTTGAGTTTGAAGACTTCTACATCAAGCGGGAACTCATGATGGGAATCTTTGAGGCTGGGTTTGAAAAGCCATCTCCCATTCAGGAAGAGACGATACCCGTTGCGCTCACTGGCAGAGATATCCTTGCCCGTGCAAAGAACGGTACCGGCAAGACTGCCGCCTTTGTTATCCCAACCCTTGAACGCATCAACCCGAAAAGCACCAAGACTCAGGCTCTGATCTTGGTCCCGACAAGAGAACTGGCTCTTCAGACTTCGCAGGTGTGCAAGACTCTGGGCAAGCACCTGGGAATCAACGTCATGGTCACTACTGGTGGTACCGGTCTTATGGACGACATTATCCGGTTGAATGATGCTGTTCATATCCTGGTCGGTACACCCGGTCGAGTCCTGGATCTCGCTTCAAAGGGCGTTGCCGACTTGTCCGAGTGCCCTACCTTTGTGATGGATGAGGCCGACAAACTTCTCTCCCCCGAGTTCACTCCCGTCATTGAGCAACTGTTGTCATTCCACCCCAAGGATCGCCAGGTCATGCTCTTCAGTGCCACCTTCCCCCTCATTGTCAAGTCCTTCAAGGACAAGCATATGCGCAACCCGTATGAGATCAACCTTATGGACGAGCTTACCCTGCGTGGTATCACCCAATATTACGCTTTCGTGGaagagaagcaaaaagtCCACTGCCTCAACACCTTGTTCTCGAAGCTGCAGATCAACCAATCCATCATTTTCTGCAATTCCACCAACCGTGTCGAGCTtctggccaagaagatcactGAACTGGGCTACTCTTGTTTCTACTCGCACGCTCGGATGCTCCAGCAGCACCGCAACCGCGTCTTCCACGACTTCCGCAACGGCGTATGCCGGAACTTGGTCTGCTCCGACTTGCTGACTCGTGGTATCGATATCCAAGCCGTGAACGTGGTGATCAACTTTGACTTCCCTAAGAACGCTGAAACTTATCTCCATCGTATCGGTCGTTCCGGACGATTCGGTCACCTGGGTCTGGCTATCAATTTGATCAACTGGGAGGATCGATTCAACCTGTACAAGATCGAGCAAGAGTTGGGCACTGAA
Proteins encoded in this window:
- a CDS encoding ATP-dependent RNA helicase dhh1, coding for MADALASQLQNTTLGDGKPEARLQDTLKLPPKDARPQTEDVTATKGLEFEDFYIKRELMMGIFEAGFEKPSPIQEETIPVALTGRDILARAKNGTGKTAAFVIPTLERINPKSTKTQALILVPTRELALQTSQVCKTLGKHLGINVMVTTGGTGLMDDIIRLNDAVHILVGTPGRVLDLASKGVADLSECPTFVMDEADKLLSPEFTPVIEQLLSFHPKDRQVMLFSATFPLIVKSFKDKHMRNPYEINLMDELTLRGITQYYAFVEEKQKVHCLNTLFSKLQINQSIIFCNSTNRVELLAKKITELGYSCFYSHARMLQQHRNRVFHDFRNGVCRNLVCSDLLTRGIDIQAVNVVINFDFPKNAETYLHRIGRSGRFGHLGLAINLINWEDRFNLYKIEQELGTEIQPIPQNIDKKLYVYDSPENIPRPISNPAQPMLTGSQQPGHGDRQPRRQQHHHQNGGHYYNNNNNNRGRGGSFRGGRGQGPRRGPQQHDANKATLAPSQVGPKPPAPIS